One Mycobacterium sp. SMC-4 DNA window includes the following coding sequences:
- a CDS encoding FGGY-family carbohydrate kinase — MPEFTIGVDIGTTGTKTVLVDVTDGRIAAQASRDSRLYADHPGQAEADPAQWLANTGETIRAVLTESGASADDVRALATTGMVPAVLAVDRAGRPVRRAILQNDSRATAQIDQLSAAMEGTDVLAATGSAITQQSVAPTAMWLRTHEPDTWARTARLVGSYDWVLMALGAAPHVELNWALESGFGTLDGRPYAPMFAAAGLSENLQPAILAPGAHAGVLSAEAAGITGLRAGLPLIVGGADHVLSAYAAGVNTAGDWLVKLGGAGDVLAASDRPVADARLYLDAHPVPGRWLPNGCMATSGSLIRWFQTLAGGVDLLDLDAEALHRNPAEILCLPYFLGEKSPLHDPDLRGAFVGLDLAHTRADMYRSVLEAVAFGFRHHTEVFADVGVPLRRAMVTNGGSRSTLWKQILADVLDTELWPVVGHPGASLGAAVIAGIGVGGIADWTQVERFRTLGKPIVPDPRQVDRYAEAYAEWRTLGNVLTPVSHRLARKARS; from the coding sequence ATGCCGGAGTTCACGATCGGTGTCGACATCGGCACCACGGGAACCAAGACGGTGCTGGTCGACGTCACCGACGGCCGCATCGCCGCGCAGGCGTCCCGCGACAGTCGGCTCTACGCCGATCACCCCGGCCAGGCCGAAGCCGATCCCGCGCAGTGGCTGGCCAACACCGGCGAGACGATCCGCGCCGTACTCACCGAATCGGGCGCATCGGCCGACGACGTGCGGGCACTGGCCACCACCGGGATGGTGCCGGCGGTGCTGGCCGTCGACCGCGCCGGCCGGCCGGTGCGCCGAGCGATCCTGCAGAACGACTCACGCGCCACCGCACAGATCGACCAGCTGAGCGCGGCGATGGAGGGCACCGATGTGCTGGCGGCCACCGGCTCGGCCATCACCCAGCAATCCGTGGCACCGACGGCGATGTGGCTGCGTACCCACGAACCCGACACCTGGGCCCGCACCGCCCGGCTGGTGGGGTCCTACGACTGGGTACTGATGGCCCTCGGCGCCGCCCCGCACGTCGAGTTGAACTGGGCCCTGGAATCCGGGTTCGGCACACTCGACGGCCGCCCGTACGCCCCGATGTTCGCCGCGGCCGGCCTGTCGGAGAACCTGCAGCCCGCGATCCTGGCGCCCGGCGCGCACGCCGGCGTGCTCAGCGCTGAGGCAGCCGGGATCACCGGACTGCGCGCCGGGCTACCGCTGATCGTCGGCGGCGCCGATCACGTGCTCTCGGCCTACGCCGCCGGCGTCAACACCGCAGGTGACTGGCTGGTCAAGCTCGGCGGCGCCGGTGACGTGCTGGCCGCCAGCGACCGCCCGGTGGCCGACGCACGGCTGTACCTCGACGCCCACCCGGTGCCGGGCCGCTGGCTGCCCAACGGGTGCATGGCCACCAGCGGCAGCCTGATCCGCTGGTTCCAAACCCTGGCGGGCGGGGTCGACCTGCTCGACCTCGACGCCGAGGCGCTACACCGAAATCCCGCCGAAATCCTGTGCCTGCCCTATTTCCTCGGCGAGAAGAGCCCGCTGCACGACCCGGACCTGCGTGGCGCGTTCGTCGGCCTCGACCTGGCCCACACCCGCGCCGACATGTACCGCTCGGTGCTGGAAGCGGTCGCGTTCGGGTTCAGACACCACACCGAGGTCTTCGCCGACGTCGGCGTGCCGCTGCGGCGCGCGATGGTCACCAACGGCGGCAGCAGGTCGACATTGTGGAAACAGATCCTCGCCGATGTCCTCGACACCGAACTCTGGCCGGTCGTCGGGCACCCCGGCGCGTCGCTGGGCGCAGCAGTCATCGCCGGGATCGGCGTCGGCGGCATTGCAGACTGGACCCAGGTCGAGCGCTTCCGGACGCTGGGCAAACCCATCGTCCCCGACCCACGACAGGTCGACCGCTACGCCGAGGCCTATGCCGAATGGCGCACACTCGGCAACGTCCTGACCCCCGTCTCCCACCGACTCGCACGAAAGGCCCGGTCTTGA
- a CDS encoding BtpA/SgcQ family protein: MTTWLDEVFAVRKPVIAMLHLMALPGDPGFDTAGGVRAVVDRAKAELSELQQGGVDGVMISNEFSLPYLTKTEPITAITMARVIGELLGEFSVPYGVNVLWDGMASIDLAVATGAQWVREIFTGVYASDFGLWDTNVGAAARHRHRIGGGDVKLLFNIVPESAVYLAERDLASVTATTVFATKPDGICVSGLTAGASTDTQALKVVKDSAGAVPVFVNTGVRAHNAAEQLAIADGAIVGTYFKEDGVFENRAVAARVRELMDAVTSFRTTL, encoded by the coding sequence ATGACGACCTGGCTGGACGAGGTATTCGCGGTGCGTAAGCCCGTGATCGCGATGCTGCACCTGATGGCCTTGCCGGGCGACCCGGGTTTCGACACCGCCGGAGGAGTCCGTGCTGTCGTCGACCGTGCCAAGGCCGAGCTGTCCGAACTGCAGCAGGGCGGCGTCGACGGCGTGATGATCTCCAACGAGTTCAGCCTGCCCTACCTGACCAAGACCGAACCCATCACCGCGATCACGATGGCGCGGGTGATCGGGGAACTGCTGGGAGAGTTCTCGGTGCCCTACGGCGTCAATGTGCTGTGGGACGGCATGGCGTCGATCGACCTCGCGGTGGCCACCGGTGCGCAGTGGGTGCGGGAGATCTTCACCGGGGTCTACGCCAGTGACTTCGGCCTGTGGGACACCAACGTCGGCGCCGCGGCGCGCCACCGCCACCGGATCGGTGGCGGCGACGTCAAACTGTTGTTCAACATCGTTCCCGAGTCGGCGGTCTACCTGGCTGAGCGCGATCTCGCGTCGGTCACCGCGACCACGGTGTTCGCCACCAAACCCGACGGCATCTGCGTGTCCGGGCTCACCGCTGGAGCCTCGACCGACACCCAGGCGCTCAAGGTGGTCAAGGACTCCGCCGGAGCGGTACCGGTGTTCGTCAACACCGGTGTGCGGGCGCACAATGCGGCCGAGCAGCTCGCCATCGCCGACGGCGCCATCGTGGGCACCTACTTCAAAGAGGACGGGGTTTTCGAGAACCGTGCCGTCGCGGCGCGGGTGCGCGAGCTGATGGATGCCGTCACCAGCTTCCGTACGACGCTGTGA